The genomic stretch TACCAAGGCTCTGACGGCGTGGTGGAACCCGTCGATTTTTTCTACGGTTTCGGGCATGAGGCGCTGATCGCGGTGTGCGCCTTGATGGTGGCGGGGCAAGGGCTGGTACGTACCGGGGCGCTCGAACCGGTTGGCTATATGCTTGCCAAACTTTGGGGCAAGCACCCGATGCTTTCCCTGTTGGCAACCCTGATCATTTCAGCGGTGTTGAGCGCTTTCATCAATAACACGCCGATTGTGGTATTGCTGATCCCCATCTTGATTAACGTGGCAGCGCGTACCAAAAGTTCGGCTTCCGGCATCCTCATGCCCATGGGGTTTGCGACCTTGCTGGGTGGCATGGGCACGACGATTGGCACGTCCACCAACTTGTTGGTGGTGAGCGTGGCGGCGGAAATGGGCGTGACCAAGTTTGAAATGTTTGATTTTGTCCTGCCCGCCGCGATTGCGGGAAGCATTGGTATGGCTTTTCTGTGGCTGATTGCCCCGCGTATGTTACCCAAGCAGCCTGCCACAGCCAACAATGCTATCAACCGTGTTTTCACTGCCCACCTGCATATTCCTGCTGGCAGTTTTGCCGATGGCAAGCGAGTGCAGGAAGTCATCGAAAAAACCGACGGTGAACTTAAGATCATTACGATTCGCCGCAGTGCCAAGGAAGGTTTAAAACCCCTGCCCGACACAGTATTGAGTGCCAATGACCGCCTGCTGGTGCATGACACCCCGGATAAACTGAAACAGTTTGAGCAAGTGCTGGGGGTCATTCTGCACCCTGATGACCCGGATTTTGACGGGCATGAACACCTCAATAATGGCAAACAACAACTCGCTGAAATCCTCATTCACCAACGTTCGCCTTTGTTGGGGCAAAGTCTGCAATCGGTAGATTTCGTTAGCAGGTATCATCTGGTAGCACTCGGTGTGCATCGCGAGGGTCACCACCAGATCAAAGCCTTGCCAAATGGTCTGGGTAATTTGACCCTGCAACTGGGCGATATTTTGCTGGTGCAAAGTGCCAGCGAACGCATCAATGCCCTTTCGCTGATGGAAGATTTTTTCGTACTGGAAGGCACGACTGACCTGCCGTATTCCAAAAAAATCCCGCTAGCACTGCTGATCATGTTCGGCATTATCCTGCTGGCAGCGTTTAAAATTCTGCCGATTGCGATTAGTGCGATTGCCGGGGTCTTGCTGATGATCCTCACCCGCTGCATTGATTGGGGGGATGTTATCCGTGGCTTGAATTTGCCGGTCATTATGATTGTGGCTTCCAGTCTTGCGCTGGGGCATGCCTTGACGGTGACGGGGGGCAGTGAGTTTCTGGCGGGGCAATTCCTGCATCTGGCAGCGGGAGCGCCGCCTGCGATGATTCTGAGTGGTTTGATGTTGTTGATGGCGATTCTGACCAATGTGGTTTCCAATAATGCCGCAGCGGTCATCGGTACGCCGATTGCCATCAGTATTGCCCATTCGCTGCAATTAAGCCCGGAACCGTTTGTGATTGCAGTGCTGTTTGGTGCAAACATGAGCTACATGACGCCAATGGCCTACAAAACCAATCTGCTGATCATGGCGGCGGGCAATTACAAGTTCATGGATTTTGTGCGTGTCGGTCTGCCGCTAACCATCATTATGTGGTTGGCGTACAGTGTGTTATTGCCGATGTTTTATTACTTGCCACACTAGACAATCACCCGTTCAGTCAGCAAGCGCAATCCCGACGGGTGACGGAATATATTTATGCCGCATCTCATCGACAAAACGCTCCCTGCTTTCAGGACACAAGGTGTCACCAAAGTCTACGGCACGGGCGCGTCAACCGTACACGCCCTGCGCGGGGTGGATGTTGACATCCCCGCCGGTGAACTGGTGGTGCTGTTAGGCGCATCCGGCAGTGGCAAATCCACCTTGCTGAATATCCTCGGCGGGCTTGATCGCGCTACGGATGGTGTGGTGCATTTCTTTGCGGATGACCTGACCGCGATGAGTGATCGCGAGCTTACCCTGTACCGCCGCCACCACGTTGGCTTCGTGTTCCAGTTTTACAACCTAATGCCCAGCCTGACGGCTTATGAAAATGTCGAGCTGGTCACTGAAATTGCCGATAACCCACTGGAGCCAGCCGAGGCGCTGGCGCTGGTCGGGCTGGAGCAGCGGCTGGATCACTTCCCCGCGCAAATGTCCGGCGGTGAACAACAGCGTGTTGCCATTGCCCGTGCCATTGCCAAACGCCCGACCATCCTGTTTTGCGACGAACCAACCGGGGCGCTGGACAGCCACACAGGCCGCGCCGTGTTGCGCGTGTTGCAGGATGTGAACCGCGAACTGGGCACGACTGTGTTGATCATTACCCACGCCGCCGCTACCGCCAAGATGGCCGACCGGGTGATCGACTTTGCCGATGGCGGTATCCGCGAAGTGGTGGTGAACACCACCAAACTGTCAGCGGAGGACATCCAATGGTAAGGCAGGCAGGGGCAAACCCATGACACCGCTTGACCACAAGCTGCTGCGTGACTTGTGGCGGGTAAAAGGCCAAGCCATCGCGATTGCAGTGGTCATCGCCCTCGGCGTGTTGATGCTGGTGATGATGGATGGCTTGATCAATTCACTGACAGAAACCAAGCGCACCTATTACGAGCGTTACCGTTTTGCTGAAGTGTTCGCGCCGGTCAAACGTGCGCCTGAACACCTGCTGGACAATATCGCCAAAATTCCCGGTGTGGCCGCCGTGGCAGGGCGCATCAATGCCGGGGCGCTGATCAATTTGCCCGGCATTGCCGTGCCGGTGCGGGCGCAAGCGGTGTCACTGCCCGACTTTGCACCACCGCGTCTGAATGACCTTTACCTCTCGGCGGGGCGGCGTCTTGACCCCGCCCGTCCTGATGAAATCCTCTTGCTGGAAGGCTTTGCCAAGGTGCATGGTCTGTCGCCCGGTGACAAACTTTCCGCCACCATGAGCGGGGCAAAGCGTACCTTTCAGATTGTCGGGCTGGCGCAAGCCCCGGAGTTCCTGTATTCCACCCCGCCGGGGGAGTTGATGCCGGATGATGCCCGCTTTGCGGTGATCTGGATGGGCGAACACTCGCTGGCGGCGGCCTACGATCTGAAGGGCGCGTTTAATGAGGCGCTGCTGACCCTGACGCGGGATGCCCGCTTGCCTGAGGTGCTGGATCAGCTTGATCGGATGCTGGCGAGTTATGGCGGTCTCGGTGCGTATGGGGTGGATGACCATTTTTCCGACCGCTTTGTGAGTGAGGAAATCAAGGGTTTGGCGATGTCGAGCAAAGGCGTGCCACCGATATTTCTGGGGGTGGCGGCTTTCCTGTTGTACATCGTCATTTCGCGGATGGTGGAATCCGAGCGCGAGCAAATCGGCTTGCTTAAGGCATTCGGCTATTCCAGCGGGGAAGTGGGGGCGCATTATTTCAAGTTTATTATGGCGATTGCTATCAGCGGGGCATTGTTGGGTTGCCTGCTGGGGGTGCTGGCGGGCAGGAGCCTTAGCAGCGTTTATCAGGAATATTACAAGTTTCCGTTTCTGGTGTTTCAGGTTGACCCGGCGGCTTTCCTGACGGGGGTTGCCGTCAGTGTGCTGGCGGCATCGGTTGGTGGGGTGTTTGTGTTGCGCAAGGTGTTTGCGCTGACACCAGCGACGGCGATGCGCCCACCTGCACCAGCGGATTACAGCCGTTCCGTGGGGATCGGCAAAACCCTCAAGGCAGTGCTTGACCAGCCCAGCCGCATTGTGGTGCGCGGGCTGATCCGCCAGCCGGGGCGGGCATTGGCGGCGGTGGTGGGGATTAGCGCGGGGATGGCGTTGTCCGTCGCCATGATCAGCCTGATGAGTGGTTTTGACCGGGTATTGGACATGAATTTCGGGGTGATTGAGCGCAGTGATGTCACCGTCAGTTTTGTCGAGCCGCTGCTGGACAAGACTGTGTATGAATTGCAGCGCATGGAAGGGGTGATTGAAGTGGAACCGTTCCGCAGTATTTCCGCCACCTTGCGCCATGGCCTGTACACCTATCGTGGCGGCATCAGAGGGCTGGTGGCGGAACCGCGTCTCAACCGGGCGGTGGATGACCAGATGCAGGCCATTTACGTGCGTGCAGACGGCATTATTCTGGCGAAATCGCTGGCAGACATCCTGCATATCCAGCCCGGTGAAACGCTGACCGTCGAGGTGCGCGAAGGCCGCAGGCCAGTGCTGCAAGTACCCGTGGTCGGTGTTGCCCAAGCCTTGCTGGGTGCGCCGACTTACATGCAGATTGGCACACTGAATCAGGCGCTCAAGGAACAGAACCGCGTATCCGGCGCTTATTTGCGTATCGACAGCGCCCGCAGTGCTGCCATTTACCACAAGCTTAAGGACATGCCCGCTGTAGCAGGCGTTAGCTTACGGGAAGAATCACGCGCGGCTTTCAAGAAAGTGATGGATACCGGCGCGGGAGCGATCCGCTATGTCATGGCTGCGATTGCGGGGATCATTACCTTCGGCATTGTCTACAACAGCGCCCGCATCACCTTTGCGGAACGTTCCCGTGACCTTGCCAGCTTGCGGGTTATTGGCCTGACCACGGGGGAAACCGGGTTCATCCTGCTGGGTGAGCTGGGCATTATTACCCTGCTGGCACTGCCGCTTGGCTCGCTGCTGGGGTATTACCTGTCGATGGCGGTATCGGTCGCCTTCAGTACCGATCTTTACAGTATCCCGGCGATCTTCGTGCCGGAAAGTTATGGCGTCGCCGCACTCGCCGTGCTGGGCGCATCAGCCATTTCCGGGTGGCTGGTCAAACGCGATGTGGACAGGCTCGATCTGGTATCCGCACTCAAAACACGGGAGTAAACCGTATGGCAAACAAGAAAAAATCACGCACATGGATGATATTGGGGACGGGCATTTTGCTGGCAGTAGCCCTGACCTACGCTTTCTGGCCGCGCCCGGTGCTGGTGGATATGGGGCAAGCTACCCAGGCCAACATGGTCGTGACCATTGATGAAGAAGCCAAAACGCAGGTGAGTGATACTTACGTACTGTCAGCCCCGATTGCCGGGCAATTGTTGCGCGTCGATGTGGAACCGGGCGATACCGTGGAAGGTGGGCAGACAACCGTTGCCCGCATGTTGCCGGTTAACCCGGCGGCGCTCGACATCCGCACCCGCCAGCAAGGGTTAGCTGCCATCAACTCGGCAGAAGCCGCGCTGCGCATGGCGCGTGCCGACCTCAACAAAGCCCGTGCCAATCAGGATTTGGCGGATACGGAACGGGAACGTACCAGCACGCTCTACGCCCGCCGCCTGATTGCCAAGGCCGCTTTCGACCAAGCCAACAATGCCGCCCGCGCCGCCGGAGCAAGCGCCGACATGAGCAAGGCTGCCATTGCAATGCGCGAAGCTGACCTCGCCAATGCCCGCGCCCAACTGATCGGTTTTGATGACAAAAGCACTCCGGCTACCAGCAAACAGCCCGACCAGCACGCGATTCCGCTGAAAGCGCCGGTTTCCGGGCGGATACTGCAAGTCATGCAACGCAGTGCCACCACCCTTACTGCCGGTACGCCCATTCTGGAAATCGGTGATGTCACCAACGATCTGGAAGTATTGGTGGAATTGCTTTCCACCGATGCCGTCAAGGTCGCGGTGGGCAACCGTGTCCTGATCGACAACTGGGGTGGGGCTTATCCCCTTAACGGCATTGTCGAACGGGTGGAACCGTGGGGTTTTACCAAGGTTTCTGCGCTGGGGGTTGACGAGCAGCGTGTTAATGCCATCATCCAGTTTACTGACCCGGTGGAACGGCGTGCCAGCCTTGGCCACGGCTTCCGGGTGGAAGCACAAATTGTGGTGTGGGAAGCCAAGGATGCGCTCACCGTGCCATCCAGTGCGCTGTTCCGCGATGCAGGCGGCTGGGCAGTGTTTACGGTCGATGCCGGAGTCGCGCACCTGAAAATGGTCAAGGTTGGGCAGAATAACGGGAGTCAGGCGCAAATTACCGAAGGGGTGAACGCGGGCGATAGCGTGATTCTGTATCCCGGCTCTGGCTTGGTTGAGGGGATGCAGGTCGCACAGCGGGTTTCGGGTTAAGAGTGAAAGAGGGCGTATGCTGGTTTGCCGGGGACTTGATCACGATTTTGGCGCCGCCACCCTGATTTTCTTTAGCCGTACCAATTCGCGTACTCTGCTGGCAATTTCAACCTTGGATTGCCGCAGCAATTTTATTTCGGATACGGTCAACATCCGGGGTGTTGAACAGGTAACGTGCTTCAGACTCTGTAAGGCAGTCAAATCCGAAGCCGAACTGTTGTTCCCACCAGTGTTCAAATTCATTGCCATGTTTTTGCCTCAAATGCTCGTGTGTTTGTGATGTTAAAGCTATGTTTGCCGAGTGGGGCTTTCCTGTCAAGACGATTGCCCCCAATAGCAATTTCCGGCGGAGACTTCCCCATCAAATGCTGCTTGCCGTGCCAGACGGGAAAAACCATCAGCCCCAGTGTGGGCAACGATATTGGTTTGGATAATACCGCTGTCAGTAGGCCAACCCAACTGTTGAGCCAGCATATCAGCTAATGCCTCGGGGATGGCATTCACACCTGCGCCTTCGACAGCGTGTGCGGAGACCAGAATAGGCTTTTGTTCGCCAAAGGCTAGCGCTAATTGCCCGACTGTGACTGGGTTTAACAAGGCATCCACCAATAGGTAGGCAGAGTCAGGGTCGCCGGATTTGGCAGCAAGGTAAGTGGGATGTTGTTTGACTGCTGACTCATTGGCATGAATCCAGACAGCAGGAAATGCATTCCACGGATAACGAACTGTCATCAAAAACCTCAAAAAAGGGGAGTGAACCTTATGTACTGGAAGGTCTTGATTATAGCAAGCCCCCTCTTTATTACCAATATTCGCGTAAAGCCCCGTCCTTCAGGTCGGGGATATAAGCGTCTTTAGCTAACCTATCCGTTGGTGGCGTATCTCCGACCTTTCATGCCATTTCCCCGTTGTCACTCACACCTAAACGGGTCATCATCGGCTGATGATTGCCCCCACAACATCCCTCAAAACACTATCGGTCAGAATCCGCGACAAACACGCGGCGATTCTGTCGCGCATGGCATTTGAGGCGAATCAGGACTGGAATGCAGCCAATGCGGAAACCGCTGAGTGGTGTTCTATTCCCGTGCCGGGCGTAGGTTGGATACGTCACAACATCAGCGCGTTCGACTTGCAAAAGCAGCTCAAAGGCATCAAGCAAGAACGTGGCTTCATCATCCACTCCACCACCGTTCAGGAAGTGGTTGCCATCGTTGTCGGCAACGTCAGCAGTTCCGCCTTAGCCAAAACCACGATGGCAAAAAGTGTCTTGGATGCAGGCTGGTTCATGTTGAAAACTCAACTGAAATACAAAGCGATCGCGCGGTCAGTGGTGTTTGAGGAAGTCGACGAAGCGTACACTACCCAAGCCTGGTCGTGTTGCGGCAGTCTTTCCGCCAGCAGCCCGAAAGGTAGAGCAGGACTTGGAATAAGAGAATGGATGTGTGCCGAGTGTGGCACGCTGCACGACAGAGATGTCAATGCAGCTCGGAACATTCTCGCGGCTGGGCATAGCCGTCTCGCAGGAGGAATCCTCGTTCTTTAGGGCGGGGAGGATGTCAACCGGCAATCCTGTAAATTTTTGTAAAAATCAATGAGCGTACCCTTGGTTTTTTATAGCATCACTTTGGATGTTTAGTCTTGACAAAACAAAGTAAACACCTATACTAACAGCCATGAATGATACACCTACCAACACCGCCGTCCTTGAGTTCATCGAACAGATGGGGCTTGCTATGGAAGCCGATGGCCTGCCACGTATTGCGGGGCGGATGGTCGGTTATCTGATCGTTTACGGTGGCCCGGTCAGCTTTGGTGAGCTGGCAGACATTCTGCAAGTCAGCCGGGGCAGTATCAGCACCAATGCGCGGCTGCTTTCCACCCTCGGCGTGATCGAACGGGTCAGCTTTCCGGGCGATCGGCAAAACTATTACCGGCTGGCAAAAGACCCCGGTGAGAAAATTATTAAGGCAGGCGTGGCGCGGATCAAGCGCGTTGAAAATATCATGACCACCGCCACCAAAACCGTTCCCGACTCCATTCAAGGTTCCGCCGAGCGGCTCCAGCAAATGGCGCACTTCTACAGTGTGGTCGGTCGCCAAATGGGAACACTCCTGCAAGAACTCGAACAAGGCTGAGTAGCCCTGAGCCTGCCAAGTCCGGCGGGCGTTTTTTTCATCATATTGTTTAGTTGTGAGTAAACATACTGAACAAGGTAAGGAAAACATGATGCCCATTTACAAGCCCTCACTCCGCATCCTTATCCCGCTGCTGCTGGCGGCAACCCTGTCTTCACAGGTCAGTGTGGGTGCTGATGCCATGGTTGCTGATAGCCAGAATACCCCAACCGTGACGGTGGCAACCGTGGCTTTGGGCGATTTGCTGGCACGGACGCATGTTTCCGGTACGCTGGTGGCGAAAGAGGAAGTCTTGATCAACCCGCAGATTGGCGGTTATGAAGTCCAGCAAATTCTGGTGGACATCGGTGACACGGTGAAAGCAGGGGATGTGCTGGTTAAGCTCGATGCCCGCACCCTCGAAGCGCAACTGGCGCAGGCCGATGCGGATGTCGTCCGCGCCAAGGCTAATGTACGTCAGGCGCAAAGCCAGATTGATTCTGCCAAAGCCAACCTGCCGCAAGCCACCACCAGTTTGACGCGCAACCAGCGCCTGCGTTCCAGCGGCAGCATTCCCACCGCTACGCTGGATGACAGCCAAGCCGCCGCTGGTGTGGCGCAAGCTGCGTTTGATTCCGCCAAGGAAGGTTTGAATGTCGCCGCCGCACAATTGACCCAGTTACAGGCGCAACGCGACCTTGCTGCCCTCAACCTGTCCCGCGCTACCATCAAAGCACCGGTTGGCGGCATCATTGCGCAACGTACCGCCAAACAGGGCGCGATTGCCAGCACAGGCGGCGAACCCATGCTGAAAATTATTGCTAATGGTGACATTGAGCTGGAAGCTGAGGTGGTTGAAACTGCCCTGAATGGTGTCCAGCCCGGCAATCAGGCCGATATTTCCATCGCCGGGGCGGGCAACCAGACCGGGAAAGTCAGGCGCGTTTCACCAACGGTTGACCCGCAAACCCGTTTGGGGTTGGTCAGGATCACACTGGACAAGAATCCGGCCATCCGTTCCGGCGGGTTTGCCGATGGCTGGATTACCGTCAACAAGAAACAGGCGCTGATGGTTCCCAGCACTGCGGTGCAATCCAATACGGAAGGTGATGCTGTTACCGTGGTTAAGGATGGGGTCATCGAGAAACGTTCCATCGTGGCTGGTATCCTGTTTGACGGTAAACGCGAAGTCATCAAGGGACTGACCGCAGGCGAAACCGTGCTGGTGCGGGCAGGCAACTTTTTCCGTGACGGTGATCTGGTGAAGGTTGCCCGACCTGTGCTGGATATTCCGGTAGGAGCAGCCCCATGAATATGTCTACTTGGTCGATCCGTCACCCTGTCCCCGCGATTGCGCTGTTTATGGTGTTGTGCGTGATCGGGATGGTGGCTTTCAAACAGCTTCCAGTTACCCGTTTCCCCAACATCGACCTACCGATCATTACGGTGGGTATTTCGCAAGCAGGCGCTGCCCCTTCCGAGCTGATTACCCAAGTGACCAAGCCGGTGGAAGATGCCATCGCCAGTATCGCAGGTGTCAAACACATTACCTCGGTGGCATCGGATTCGTATTCCAGCACCACCATTGAATTTGAACTGTCTGCCGATTCCGACCGCGCCCTCAACGCTGTCAAGGATGCGCTTGCCAAAGTGCGCGGCGACTTGCCGCAATCCATCACTGAGCCTGTCGTCCAACGGCTGGATGTGACCGGTATGCCGATCATGACCTATGCTGTCACTGACCCGACCCGCAGCATTGAAGACCTGTCGTATTTTGTGGATACCGTGATTGCCCGGCGCTTGCAAACGGCGCAAGGGGTCGGGCAGGTGTCGCGCAAGGGCGGTGCAGAGCGTGAAATCAAGGTGGAACTTGACCCCGACCGCCTGCTGGCACTGGGCGTGACGGCTGCGGAAGTCAGTAGCCAGTTACGCAGTACCAATGTCAATCTGGGCGGCGGACGCGGCGATCTGGGCGGGCAGGAATTCACCATCCGCGCCCTCGGCAGTGTCACCACGGTGGAAGCACTGGCGCAAACGTCGCTGTCGCTGAGCAATGGCAGCACGGTCAGGCTGGCGGATCTGGGTAAGGTTATCGACGGCGCGGCTGAAACCCGCTCGTTTGCCATGCTGGACGGGCAGCCGGTGGTTGCGATCAGCATTCTGCGTGCCACCGGCGCCAGCGACATGGTAGCCGCCGAGGGTGTCAAGGAACGGGTTGCTGAGTTGTCCAAAGAATACCCGAATACCAGGCTGACGATGATCGACGATACCACGGTTTACACCGAGGGCAATTTTGAAAGCTCGATGGAAACGCTCTACGAAGGGGCAGCACTGGCGATTATTGTGGTGCTGGTGTTTTTACGTAACTGGCGGGCAACCCTCATTACTGCGGTGGCCTTGCCCTTGTCGATTATCCCGACTTTTTTTGCGATGCAATGGCTGGGCTTTTCCCTGAATACCATCAGCTTGCTGGGGATTACGCTGGTGACGGGGATACTGGTGGATGATGCCATTGTTGAGATCGAAAACATTGTACGCCACATCAAGATGGGGAAAACGGCTTACGCGGCCTCCGAAGAGGCAGCCAGCGAAATCGGCCTGACGGTCATTGCGATCAGTTTCACCATCGTGGCGGTGTTTGCGCCGGTCAGTTTCATGGATGGCATTGCCGGGCAGTATTTCAAGCAATTTGGGCTAACGGTGGCGATTGCGGTGCTGTTTTCGCTGCTGGTGGCGCGGCTGATTACGCCGATGATGGCGGCTTACCTGTTGCGTGATGAGCCGGGGCATGTGGAAAAGACCGGGGATGGTTTCATTATGCGCCATTACCTCGACATTTTGCGCTGGACACTGGCGCACCGTGCCATCACCTTGTCGGCGGGGCTGGTGATTTTCGTGGTCTCGATTTTTTCCGCCACCTTGTTGCCGACTGATTTTGTGCCAGTCAGTGATGAAGGTCGTTCGCTGCTGACGCTGGAATTGCCTGCTGGCTCGACGTTGGAGGATACCCGTGCGGTTTCCCGGCTGGTGTCAGGCAGGATCAAGCAGGTCGAGGAGGTCAACAGTGTCTATGTTGACGGTGGCTCAGGCGATGTTAGCGAAGCGCGGCTGACCATCAATTATGGGCCAAAAGAAGAGCGTGAGCGTTCCGCCTTTGAACTGGAAGATGTTTTGCGGCAAGGGTTGACCGATGTGCCTGATGTCAAACTGCATGTACTCGCCCCGAATGGTCAACGTGATGTCAACCTCATTGTGCTAGGGGATACGGAAGCCGCCGTCAGCGAAGCCGCCGACAAACTGGCAGCCGACATGGGCAAGTTGCCGCAACTCAAGGATGTGACCACGGCTGCGGTTGTTTCCAAGCCGGAAATCCGCATTACCCCGAAACCGGAATTGGCGGCGCAATTGGGCATTACCGCCAGTTCGGTGGCCTCCACCATCCGCGTGGCGACACTGGGAGATAGCGGCTCGAACCTCGCTAAATTCAACGCAGGCGACCAGCAAGTCCCGATTGTGGTGCGGATGCGTGAAGACGTGCGCCGCAACCTGATGAAAATGGCGGGGCAACGCATCCCCAGCAGCAGCGGCAAGTCCGTGCCGTTGGGCGTGGTTGCCGACATTGCCTTTGCGGAAGGCCCCAGCAGTCTGGAACGCTATGACCGCCGCAACCGCACCTCAGTTGCCGCTGACCTTGCCGATGGCGCGATTCTGGGGCCTGCACTGGAATCAGTGTATGCCACCGAGTCCGCTAAAAACATGCCGGAAGGCACGGCGATCCAGAGCGGCGGGGATGCCGAAGTGATGGCAGAGGTGTTCACCGGGTTTGCATTGGCTATGGGGCTGGGGATCATGCTGGTTTACGTGGTGCTGGTTATCCTGTTTGACAGTTTCGTGTCGCCTGTTACCATTTTGCTGTCCTTGCCGCTGAGTATCGGCGGGGCGATTTTCGCGCTGTTCCTGTTTGACAAGCCGATCAGTTTGCCGGTTTTCATTGGCTTCCTGATGTTGATGGGCATTGTGACCAAGAACGCCATCATGCTGGTCGAATTCGCCATCCACGGCATCAGCAACGGGTTGGATCGTCATGAAGCCATGCTGGAAGCGGGTCACAAACGCGCCCGCCCGATTGTCATGACCACGATTGCCATGGTGGCGGGCATGGTTCCCAGCGCTTTGGCACTGGGGGTCGGTGGTGAATTCCGCTC from Thiothrix litoralis encodes the following:
- a CDS encoding efflux RND transporter permease subunit; translation: MNMSTWSIRHPVPAIALFMVLCVIGMVAFKQLPVTRFPNIDLPIITVGISQAGAAPSELITQVTKPVEDAIASIAGVKHITSVASDSYSSTTIEFELSADSDRALNAVKDALAKVRGDLPQSITEPVVQRLDVTGMPIMTYAVTDPTRSIEDLSYFVDTVIARRLQTAQGVGQVSRKGGAEREIKVELDPDRLLALGVTAAEVSSQLRSTNVNLGGGRGDLGGQEFTIRALGSVTTVEALAQTSLSLSNGSTVRLADLGKVIDGAAETRSFAMLDGQPVVAISILRATGASDMVAAEGVKERVAELSKEYPNTRLTMIDDTTVYTEGNFESSMETLYEGAALAIIVVLVFLRNWRATLITAVALPLSIIPTFFAMQWLGFSLNTISLLGITLVTGILVDDAIVEIENIVRHIKMGKTAYAASEEAASEIGLTVIAISFTIVAVFAPVSFMDGIAGQYFKQFGLTVAIAVLFSLLVARLITPMMAAYLLRDEPGHVEKTGDGFIMRHYLDILRWTLAHRAITLSAGLVIFVVSIFSATLLPTDFVPVSDEGRSLLTLELPAGSTLEDTRAVSRLVSGRIKQVEEVNSVYVDGGSGDVSEARLTINYGPKEERERSAFELEDVLRQGLTDVPDVKLHVLAPNGQRDVNLIVLGDTEAAVSEAADKLAADMGKLPQLKDVTTAAVVSKPEIRITPKPELAAQLGITASSVASTIRVATLGDSGSNLAKFNAGDQQVPIVVRMREDVRRNLMKMAGQRIPSSSGKSVPLGVVADIAFAEGPSSLERYDRRNRTSVAADLADGAILGPALESVYATESAKNMPEGTAIQSGGDAEVMAEVFTGFALAMGLGIMLVYVVLVILFDSFVSPVTILLSLPLSIGGAIFALFLFDKPISLPVFIGFLMLMGIVTKNAIMLVEFAIHGISNGLDRHEAMLEAGHKRARPIVMTTIAMVAGMVPSALALGVGGEFRSPMAIAVIGGLLVSTLLSLLFVPSLFSVVSSLKQRLRGMLPGGKVATLPINQP